From Paenibacillus sp. GP183, one genomic window encodes:
- a CDS encoding ABC transporter permease, which produces MSMDITRSEIEVGKMKPKRKQHILLKKIRKNKLIMSGLLMVIGFIAMALIMPYFVPYPPFATDFSVALKPPSLSHLFGTDNLGRDVFSRVMWGARESLGSGIVIVCFAILIGVPLGLIAGYFGGWIDDVLMRIVDAGLAFPGLVLTMALSFIWGPSFLNACFAVAIIMAPQFIRITRGQVLALRDREFVQAAKSHGVPTWRILLRHILPNATTSLTVACNLNIGHAIMVVASLSYLGLGTPPPFPSWGEMLQSGTMFLTQAPWISFAPGLAIFLLVLAFTLLGEGIRDEFDPHSKIKAN; this is translated from the coding sequence ATGTCCATGGATATAACAAGATCGGAAATTGAAGTCGGTAAAATGAAACCAAAGCGAAAGCAGCATATTTTGCTAAAAAAAATACGAAAAAATAAGCTGATCATGTCCGGATTGCTGATGGTGATCGGATTCATTGCCATGGCTCTGATCATGCCGTACTTTGTTCCCTATCCGCCTTTTGCAACGGATTTCTCCGTTGCCCTTAAACCGCCAAGCTTATCGCATTTATTCGGCACTGATAATTTAGGTCGAGACGTATTCAGCCGAGTTATGTGGGGAGCCAGGGAATCCCTTGGTTCCGGAATTGTCATTGTGTGTTTCGCGATTTTGATCGGAGTTCCGCTCGGACTGATCGCAGGCTATTTTGGCGGCTGGATTGATGATGTGCTGATGAGAATTGTTGATGCCGGTCTAGCTTTCCCGGGATTGGTGCTCACGATGGCACTTTCTTTTATTTGGGGTCCTTCGTTTCTCAACGCCTGTTTTGCCGTCGCAATTATTATGGCTCCCCAGTTCATTCGGATTACAAGAGGACAGGTACTGGCTCTTCGGGACCGTGAATTTGTGCAAGCGGCCAAAAGCCATGGAGTACCGACATGGCGAATTTTATTGCGCCATATTTTACCGAATGCGACAACCTCTCTCACCGTGGCCTGCAATTTGAATATCGGCCATGCGATTATGGTTGTGGCCAGCTTGTCTTATTTAGGTCTCGGTACTCCTCCTCCGTTTCCGAGTTGGGGAGAAATGCTGCAGAGCGGCACTATGTTTTTAACCCAAGCCCCCTGGATCTCTTTCGCTCCCGGACTGGCTATCTTTCTATTAGTCCTGGCTTTCACTTTGCTTGGCGAAGGCATTCGGGACGAATTCGATCCGCATTCGAAAATCAAGGCCAATTAA
- a CDS encoding ABC transporter permease encodes MASYIGRRLLSFIPVALILIVFTFSLIHLTPGNPAYTILGDQASKENVKLLEAKLGLDQPLTVQFFHYVSNTLRGDFGNSLFGGQPVINLILTRIPITLELAVLAILLSLCISLPLGILSARKPNSWIDHFSRLLALAGAAVPTFWLSLILVFLLSVTVQWLPSLGWVPLSEGIGDNLLHLIIPVFALSLPLSAMESRMLRGEMLEVLSQVYIQVARAKGMRQRAVLMRHALRNAVLPVVTIIGLQMGALLGGAVIVESIFSLPGMGQLVFNSIVQRDYSVLNGCVLFMGGTILLTNLVVDVLYAFLDPRIRYS; translated from the coding sequence ATGGCCAGTTATATCGGACGCCGCCTTCTGTCTTTTATCCCTGTCGCTTTGATCCTGATCGTATTTACGTTCAGTTTAATCCATTTGACTCCCGGCAACCCGGCGTACACGATCCTGGGCGATCAGGCCAGCAAAGAAAACGTTAAATTATTAGAAGCCAAATTGGGCTTGGATCAGCCTCTTACGGTTCAATTTTTCCACTACGTGTCCAATACTTTACGCGGCGATTTCGGCAATTCTTTGTTCGGCGGTCAGCCGGTAATCAACCTTATTCTTACAAGAATTCCCATAACTCTGGAGCTTGCTGTTTTGGCAATCCTGCTTTCACTTTGCATCTCTTTGCCTCTAGGGATTTTATCCGCCAGAAAACCAAACTCCTGGATCGATCATTTCAGTCGTCTGTTGGCGCTCGCTGGAGCTGCGGTTCCCACCTTTTGGTTATCGCTAATATTGGTCTTCTTATTATCAGTTACCGTTCAGTGGCTCCCATCCCTAGGATGGGTTCCGCTGTCGGAAGGAATCGGCGACAATCTCCTCCATCTGATTATCCCGGTTTTTGCCTTGTCGCTTCCTCTATCCGCCATGGAATCGAGAATGCTGCGGGGCGAAATGCTGGAGGTGCTCAGCCAGGTATACATTCAAGTAGCCAGAGCCAAAGGAATGCGGCAAAGAGCAGTTCTGATGAGGCACGCGCTGCGCAACGCGGTATTGCCGGTCGTCACCATTATCGGGCTGCAAATGGGAGCTCTTCTAGGCGGAGCTGTCATTGTCGAATCGATCTTTTCTTTACCCGGCATGGGGCAATTGGTCTTTAACTCCATTGTGCAAAGGGATTATTCGGTATTGAACGGCTGCGTATTGTTTATGGGTGGTACGATTTTGTTAACGAATTTGGTAGTCGATGTGCTATACGCATTTTTAGACCCCAGAATCCGCTATTCATGA
- a CDS encoding LysR family transcriptional regulator, whose protein sequence is MTMDQILTFLGVYHAGSYQKAAEQLYLPQSTVSNRIKQLERELDKLLFIRSKAGIKLTEEGHIFLPYAQNAVSSIEEGRLAVNQLKRGLSGMLTIGCNNSFAGSFLPRVLTEFSSNFPEVSIRVLGSITREQIIKMNNNELRLCISRYSLNVPTLTFENIFQEDIRLIVSREHPLANQRFVTMEQIVAEPFISNESDTLHRKTLELTLGHLNLSHQIKNESNNLPLIKHWIKEGSGVFLSGALLFRDEILRGEVVALPIENNPFLPDKVFLMYKNENLNNLEQLFVKHITRMMRIETENGAVGAP, encoded by the coding sequence ATGACTATGGATCAAATTTTGACATTTCTAGGGGTTTATCATGCAGGGAGCTACCAGAAAGCGGCTGAGCAGCTGTATTTGCCGCAGTCAACCGTCTCGAACCGGATCAAGCAGCTCGAGCGCGAGCTGGATAAGCTGCTTTTCATCCGCAGCAAGGCGGGTATTAAGCTGACCGAAGAGGGGCACATTTTCCTCCCATACGCGCAGAATGCCGTCAGCTCGATCGAAGAAGGTCGACTTGCCGTAAATCAACTAAAAAGAGGGCTTTCAGGGATGCTGACGATCGGTTGCAACAATTCCTTCGCCGGTTCATTTTTGCCTCGGGTACTGACGGAATTCAGCTCGAACTTCCCGGAAGTCTCGATTCGCGTCCTGGGAAGTATTACCAGGGAACAAATCATCAAAATGAACAATAACGAGCTTCGTCTTTGTATCAGCCGGTATTCGCTAAACGTGCCGACGCTGACATTCGAAAACATTTTTCAGGAGGATATACGATTGATCGTCTCCCGGGAGCACCCGCTCGCCAACCAACGGTTCGTAACGATGGAGCAGATTGTTGCGGAGCCTTTTATCTCCAATGAATCCGACACGCTTCACCGCAAGACGTTGGAATTGACTCTTGGTCATTTGAATCTAAGCCACCAGATTAAGAATGAGAGCAACAATTTGCCGTTGATCAAGCATTGGATTAAGGAGGGGAGCGGTGTTTTCCTTTCTGGAGCGCTTCTTTTTCGCGATGAAATCCTCCGGGGCGAGGTGGTTGCACTTCCGATTGAGAACAACCCGTTCCTGCCGGACAAAGTGTTTCTAATGTATAAGAATGAAAATCTGAATAATTTGGAGCAGCTGTTTGTAAAGCATATCACTCGAATGATGCGGATTGAGACTGAGAATGGGGCTGTGGGGGCGCCGTGA
- a CDS encoding ABC transporter substrate-binding protein produces the protein MFTRKLRGTLTAVVICAALVVSACSNSTNGNTSTTQSPAGKQTAATGKKLLNIALNADPISLDPSPSTTREDRQVQNSIYDKLFDTDKSGNYVPMLAESNEISPDGLTYTMKLKKGVKFHDGTDFNADAVKFNLDRYLTEKTSNRRSEIAAITKVEVVDPYTVKLTLSKAFSPLISILTDRAGMMASPEAIKKYGAEYVNHPVGSGPFIFVEQVKGDHVTLKKNENYWNGPVKLDEVNFRVFTNGTAAVQNLKSGQLDFLSDIPTKEIPGVKSDSKFTVLSNPGMGYQGINLNTTQEPFTNKNLRQAINKAIDRETLSKVVFDNVVTPANSPFSPGNLAFGDSDKLSKPNPQEIKSLLAKGGKPDGFSFKLQIGVSPVEEQMGAVIQNMLKQYGINAELEKYEKAALSDNVTNGKYIAASYAWSGRPDPDQNFYAFFVTGQSRNYSRISNPDLDKLTKQAREEMVPSKRKALYDQAMDIVHDDSGLVYLYHENTTFGFSKKVTGFEYVPDGIIRTAKLDKQ, from the coding sequence ATGTTTACCAGAAAATTACGAGGGACTTTGACAGCTGTTGTTATCTGTGCGGCTCTTGTCGTCTCGGCTTGCAGCAATTCTACTAACGGCAATACGTCTACTACACAGAGCCCGGCAGGTAAACAAACTGCGGCAACCGGTAAAAAGCTGCTGAATATCGCATTGAATGCTGATCCTATCAGCTTGGATCCGAGTCCTTCCACAACACGCGAAGATCGTCAAGTGCAAAACAGCATCTACGACAAGCTGTTCGATACGGACAAAAGTGGCAACTATGTACCGATGCTTGCAGAATCCAATGAAATATCTCCTGACGGTCTCACTTATACCATGAAACTGAAAAAGGGTGTAAAGTTCCATGATGGAACGGATTTTAATGCGGATGCGGTCAAATTCAATCTGGACAGGTATTTAACAGAAAAAACTTCAAATCGCCGCAGTGAGATTGCCGCAATTACCAAAGTCGAAGTAGTTGATCCTTACACCGTCAAACTTACTTTGTCTAAAGCCTTTTCTCCTCTAATCTCGATACTAACCGACCGAGCAGGCATGATGGCATCTCCGGAAGCCATAAAAAAATATGGAGCTGAATATGTCAATCACCCGGTTGGTTCCGGCCCCTTTATATTCGTTGAGCAAGTTAAGGGAGACCACGTGACATTGAAAAAGAACGAAAATTATTGGAATGGTCCGGTGAAGCTTGATGAAGTGAATTTCAGAGTATTTACCAACGGTACGGCTGCGGTTCAGAATTTAAAATCCGGCCAGCTTGATTTCTTGAGCGATATCCCGACCAAAGAAATTCCTGGTGTTAAAAGCGATTCAAAGTTTACGGTTCTGTCCAATCCCGGTATGGGGTATCAGGGGATTAATTTAAATACGACACAGGAGCCTTTCACCAACAAGAATTTGCGGCAAGCCATAAACAAAGCCATCGACCGTGAAACATTATCAAAAGTCGTATTTGACAATGTCGTTACACCGGCTAATTCTCCATTTTCTCCTGGTAATTTGGCCTTTGGCGATTCCGATAAGTTGAGCAAGCCAAATCCTCAAGAAATCAAATCGCTGCTCGCTAAAGGCGGGAAACCGGACGGATTTAGCTTTAAGCTGCAGATTGGCGTTTCACCCGTAGAAGAACAGATGGGTGCTGTAATCCAAAACATGCTGAAGCAGTATGGAATCAATGCCGAACTTGAGAAATACGAGAAAGCTGCATTATCCGATAACGTAACCAATGGAAAATATATAGCTGCGTCTTATGCATGGTCCGGACGTCCGGATCCCGATCAAAACTTCTATGCTTTTTTTGTAACCGGTCAGTCGAGGAACTATTCGCGCATTTCCAATCCGGATCTGGACAAATTGACGAAGCAAGCGCGCGAGGAGATGGTTCCTTCGAAGCGCAAGGCCCTATATGATCAAGCTATGGATATAGTTCATGATGATTCCGGGCTAGTTTATTTGTACCATGAAAATACCACGTTTGGCTTTTCCAAAAAAGTAACAGGATTTGAATATGTTCCAGACGGGATCATTCGCACGGCCAAGCTGGATAAACAATAA
- a CDS encoding ABC transporter permease, translating to MKFIVRRLLLTIPILFIVSVLAFALIHLIPGDPAQVILGEEATPQAYAELRQQLNLDKPIVIQYFLWLGNVLQGNLGKSIITHVPVSTLIAQRLPATIELTIGTFLVALIIAFPTGILAAVRRGKIADYSSTFLAIGGMSIPNFWLGMMAIIYFSVHLGWLPASGYVPITQDPKSNLLAMILPCLATGLRESAVLMRMLRSSLLEVVNMDFVRTAKAKGLNEFATIVGHVLRNAMIPVVTTSGLMIAGLLGGLVITESIFSIPGFGRLIIESVYKRDYVTVQGAILVSALLVVLVNLIVDLLYAVIDPRIKAGEGS from the coding sequence ATGAAGTTTATTGTTAGGCGCCTTTTACTTACAATTCCCATACTTTTCATCGTGTCGGTTCTGGCTTTCGCCCTTATTCACTTAATCCCGGGTGACCCGGCCCAGGTGATTTTAGGTGAAGAAGCGACACCACAAGCATACGCTGAGCTTCGCCAACAATTGAATTTGGATAAACCGATCGTTATTCAATATTTCCTTTGGCTCGGCAATGTTCTTCAAGGCAATTTGGGTAAGTCGATCATAACCCATGTCCCTGTCAGTACATTAATTGCCCAGCGGCTGCCTGCCACTATCGAGTTGACCATCGGAACGTTTCTGGTTGCTTTAATCATTGCCTTCCCAACAGGCATTTTGGCTGCAGTCCGCCGTGGGAAGATCGCCGATTATTCGAGTACGTTTTTGGCCATCGGGGGTATGAGCATTCCGAACTTCTGGCTTGGCATGATGGCGATCATTTATTTCTCGGTCCATTTAGGCTGGCTGCCGGCATCCGGGTATGTCCCGATTACCCAAGATCCGAAGAGCAACCTGCTCGCCATGATTTTGCCCTGTCTGGCGACAGGGCTCCGTGAATCAGCCGTGCTGATGAGAATGCTCCGTTCCTCTTTACTGGAGGTGGTCAATATGGATTTTGTGCGCACCGCCAAAGCAAAGGGATTAAATGAATTTGCCACCATCGTGGGGCATGTTCTGCGAAATGCAATGATTCCGGTTGTGACCACATCCGGTTTGATGATCGCCGGACTGCTCGGGGGGCTTGTGATTACCGAATCGATTTTTTCCATCCCGGGATTTGGACGGCTTATCATCGAGTCCGTATATAAGCGAGACTACGTGACGGTGCAGGGGGCCATTCTCGTTTCCGCATTATTGGTAGTATTGGTCAATTTAATTGTGGACCTGCTTTATGCCGTTATTGATCCCCGAATCAAAGCCGGGGAGGGGTCTTAA
- a CDS encoding ABC transporter ATP-binding protein, with protein sequence MESILKVKNLKTRFKTDNGLVSVVDGVDFHIRSGETLGIVGESGCGKSVTSLSLMRLLPPNGSNEGSIRFQGKELLTISEKEMQKIRGNHMSMIFQEPMTSLNPLHTVGKQISESVLLHLQVSRQEAKDKALNMLRAVGMPRAEEIYDEYPHQLSGGMRQRVMIAIAMACNPKLIIADEPTTALDVTIQAQILDLMRDLKEKTGTSIMLITHDLGIVAEMCDRVLVMYAGQVVEETDVHTLFNDPKHPYTVGLLESIPHIEEENEYLNTIPGSVPLPYQMPKGCRFASRCSHVKAICHKQPPELTEIAVNHKCRCWLYAKEVH encoded by the coding sequence ATGGAGTCGATCTTGAAAGTGAAAAATTTAAAAACCCGGTTTAAGACCGACAATGGTTTGGTTTCCGTCGTGGATGGCGTTGATTTTCACATTCGTTCCGGCGAAACGCTCGGTATTGTGGGAGAATCCGGTTGCGGAAAGAGCGTCACCAGCCTTTCGTTGATGCGTCTGCTTCCACCTAACGGAAGCAATGAAGGCTCGATCCGCTTTCAGGGCAAAGAACTTTTGACCATTTCCGAAAAAGAAATGCAAAAAATTCGTGGAAATCATATGTCGATGATTTTTCAGGAGCCGATGACCTCGCTCAATCCGCTGCATACCGTTGGCAAGCAGATTTCGGAATCCGTTCTGCTGCATTTGCAGGTAAGCCGACAGGAAGCAAAAGATAAGGCCTTGAATATGCTGAGGGCGGTCGGGATGCCCCGCGCTGAAGAGATTTATGACGAGTACCCGCATCAGCTTTCCGGAGGCATGCGCCAGCGGGTTATGATCGCCATTGCGATGGCCTGCAATCCAAAATTAATCATTGCCGATGAGCCAACAACTGCGCTGGACGTTACGATTCAAGCTCAAATCCTCGACTTGATGAGAGATTTAAAAGAAAAGACAGGGACATCGATCATGCTCATTACCCACGATTTAGGCATAGTGGCGGAAATGTGTGATCGCGTCCTCGTCATGTATGCGGGGCAGGTCGTGGAAGAGACGGATGTCCACACCTTGTTTAACGATCCGAAGCATCCTTATACGGTCGGATTGTTGGAATCGATTCCTCACATTGAAGAGGAAAACGAGTATTTGAATACGATCCCCGGCTCGGTTCCGCTTCCTTATCAAATGCCCAAGGGATGCCGCTTCGCATCGCGTTGTTCGCATGTGAAGGCGATTTGTCACAAGCAGCCGCCCGAACTCACCGAGATTGCTGTAAATCATAAATGCCGCTGCTGGCTTTATGCGAAAGAGGTGCATTAA
- a CDS encoding ABC transporter permease: MKTFKSFLRMGLGVIGGIIVLCLLLTALFANDIAPFDPNAQDYNSILIQPGSTHLFGTDDLGRDIFSRVVYGAKVSIKAALIPVGIAILIGVSIGLLSGYFRGFWDDWIVMRFVDAMQAFPFLILALAIAAVLGSGFGNAMIAIGIGFVPAFIRITRGQVLQLRNLEYIQAARATGVKDMRIIFSHILPNALSPIIIQATLAMAAGILAEASLSYLGLGVKPPTPSWGSMLNQAQTLITVAPYVTLYPGIAIFLAVFGFNLLGDGLQQVLDPRIRK; the protein is encoded by the coding sequence ATGAAAACCTTCAAATCGTTTTTGCGCATGGGTTTAGGTGTCATTGGCGGAATCATTGTATTATGCTTGCTTCTTACCGCTCTGTTTGCAAATGACATAGCTCCATTTGATCCCAATGCACAGGATTACAACAGCATTTTAATTCAACCTGGCAGCACTCATCTGTTTGGAACGGACGATCTTGGCCGGGATATATTCTCACGGGTGGTTTACGGTGCCAAAGTATCGATCAAAGCGGCATTGATACCGGTAGGGATCGCCATTCTGATCGGTGTTTCGATCGGACTGTTATCGGGCTACTTCAGAGGGTTCTGGGATGATTGGATCGTGATGCGATTTGTCGATGCGATGCAGGCTTTCCCTTTTCTCATCTTGGCTTTGGCCATTGCCGCTGTTCTCGGAAGTGGATTCGGCAATGCGATGATTGCTATCGGAATCGGGTTTGTCCCAGCGTTTATCCGAATAACTCGGGGGCAGGTTTTGCAGCTGCGCAACCTCGAGTACATCCAAGCCGCGAGAGCAACGGGAGTGAAAGATATGCGCATTATTTTCAGTCACATCCTCCCGAACGCCCTCAGTCCAATCATCATTCAGGCTACACTGGCCATGGCGGCAGGCATTCTGGCTGAAGCTTCCTTGTCTTATTTGGGGCTGGGTGTGAAGCCTCCGACGCCCTCCTGGGGAAGCATGCTGAACCAAGCACAAACGCTTATTACCGTCGCTCCCTATGTCACCCTGTACCCGGGCATAGCCATCTTCCTGGCGGTGTTTGGATTTAATTTATTGGGAGACGGACTGCAGCAAGTTCTGGATCCGCGAATCCGCAAATAG
- a CDS encoding ABC transporter substrate-binding protein: MKMRVDIKKRVLFSTLTASVIVALLSACSSNTAAPASTTPQASTSSTPKAAEGPSGGKLRVGIITDFSTMDPAKSTTLIDEELYNNIYDDLVMVTPDGKLIPGLATKWTISDDAKTYTFELRQGVKFHDGTDFNAQAVIDNWNWIMDKANASPRSSDLVLVQELTAPTPYTLVVKLKTPFTPFLATLSDRTGLISSPTARKKYGDQFDMHPVGTGPFEFVEWNKNDHLTIKKNPNYWNKGFPKLDEIEFKPIINQSQKLNALISGQVDLIDSIPFQDIPKVEKTKGLKLGSGTSFGFSRLYINFTKPQFQNVHIRRAMNYAINRDEINQIIYFGKFVPGYSFFSTASWANDPNIKATYSVEKAKEELKLAGSPDGFTFTFLSANDPQSMQLTQLFQSQLAKAGITMKIEALDSSAITKRTVGGDFEVAGGGWSGMVDPDQNSYAFAVTGAPFNRGKYSNPEVDKLLQQARELKTNEERKKVYSQVSTILQEDVPFVFTGYQPVINVWNDKVQGYEVYPDQLLRLYKTTISK; encoded by the coding sequence ATGAAAATGAGGGTTGATATTAAAAAGAGGGTTTTATTCTCAACATTGACTGCTTCAGTTATAGTTGCTTTATTGTCCGCATGCAGCAGCAACACAGCGGCCCCAGCTTCAACAACGCCACAGGCCTCGACGTCATCCACACCAAAAGCCGCCGAAGGTCCTTCAGGCGGAAAACTGAGAGTCGGGATCATTACCGATTTCAGCACGATGGATCCGGCAAAATCTACCACGCTCATCGACGAAGAGTTATACAACAATATTTACGATGATCTCGTCATGGTAACACCCGACGGAAAACTGATACCCGGCTTGGCCACGAAATGGACGATCAGCGATGATGCGAAAACCTATACGTTCGAGCTGAGACAAGGCGTCAAATTTCACGACGGCACTGACTTTAATGCGCAAGCGGTGATCGACAACTGGAATTGGATCATGGATAAAGCGAACGCATCTCCTCGAAGCTCGGACTTGGTTTTGGTTCAAGAGCTCACGGCGCCGACTCCGTATACGCTCGTTGTCAAATTAAAGACTCCGTTCACACCTTTCCTGGCAACATTAAGCGACCGTACTGGATTGATTTCTTCTCCAACTGCCCGCAAGAAATACGGCGATCAGTTTGATATGCATCCTGTAGGAACAGGACCATTCGAATTCGTAGAATGGAATAAAAACGATCATTTGACGATCAAGAAGAATCCTAATTATTGGAATAAAGGCTTTCCTAAGCTGGATGAAATAGAATTCAAGCCGATCATCAATCAATCGCAAAAATTGAATGCACTTATTTCCGGCCAAGTCGATCTTATCGACTCCATCCCATTCCAGGATATTCCCAAGGTGGAGAAAACAAAAGGGCTTAAGCTCGGAAGCGGCACTTCCTTCGGCTTCTCCAGACTTTATATCAATTTCACCAAGCCTCAATTCCAAAACGTCCATATCCGCAGGGCGATGAATTACGCGATCAATCGGGATGAAATCAATCAGATCATTTATTTCGGCAAATTCGTTCCTGGATACTCGTTCTTTTCGACAGCCAGCTGGGCAAATGACCCGAATATCAAAGCGACTTATTCGGTTGAAAAAGCCAAAGAAGAGTTGAAGCTTGCCGGCAGTCCAGATGGCTTCACCTTCACTTTCCTTAGTGCCAATGATCCGCAAAGCATGCAGCTGACTCAGTTGTTCCAAAGTCAATTGGCCAAAGCGGGAATTACGATGAAAATTGAAGCGTTAGACTCTTCCGCTATAACCAAAAGAACGGTCGGCGGGGATTTTGAAGTCGCTGGAGGCGGCTGGAGCGGAATGGTGGATCCCGATCAAAACAGCTATGCTTTTGCCGTAACAGGCGCCCCCTTCAATCGCGGCAAGTACAGCAACCCGGAAGTCGATAAGCTGCTGCAGCAGGCACGCGAGCTGAAAACGAATGAAGAACGTAAAAAGGTTTATTCCCAGGTTTCCACCATATTGCAGGAAGACGTTCCATTTGTTTTCACAGGTTACCAACCGGTAATTAACGTTTGGAACGATAAAGTGCAAGGATACGAAGTATATCCTGACCAATTACTCAGGCTTTATAAGACTACAATCAGCAAATAG